Proteins co-encoded in one Gleimia hominis genomic window:
- the steA gene encoding putative cytokinetic ring protein SteA — MKRFFGRSSGEAPASMRVRVDERTKRLARRIEQGEVAVIDHADLDRVAAESLVVRKPAAVLNAAKSSTGRYPNLGPGILLDAGIALIDDLGPDIMTLKEGQTVRIEDNEVYVGDELIAQGTRQTSELNETAMQEARDGMSTQIEAFAANTMEYLARERDLLLNGVGIPDVKTEFKGRHMLVVVRGYHYKEDLGTLKTYIRDFHPVLVGVDGGADAILEAGFKPDMILGDMDSVSDKGLACGAEIVVHAYRDGTAPGLERVQRLGLSHVIFPATGTSEDAAMLLGDEKGASLIVTLGTHTTLTEFLDKGRAGMASTFFTRLVVGSKLVDAKGVSRLYRTRISSWQLFMLAAAGLLAIALALIMTPAGQAFMSIVWVHILDLVNILRGWLGMAPNVPTT, encoded by the coding sequence ATGAAACGTTTCTTTGGAAGATCTTCGGGGGAAGCTCCGGCGAGCATGCGGGTGCGGGTCGATGAACGCACTAAGCGTCTAGCCCGAAGGATAGAGCAAGGTGAGGTCGCGGTTATTGACCACGCGGACCTAGATCGCGTGGCCGCCGAATCTTTAGTGGTCAGAAAACCAGCTGCCGTTTTGAACGCTGCGAAATCCTCCACGGGCCGCTACCCGAACTTGGGGCCAGGGATTTTGTTGGACGCAGGTATCGCTTTGATAGACGACCTCGGGCCCGACATCATGACCCTCAAGGAAGGGCAAACGGTTCGGATTGAAGACAACGAGGTCTACGTCGGAGACGAACTGATTGCTCAGGGGACACGCCAAACCAGTGAACTCAATGAGACTGCGATGCAAGAAGCGCGCGACGGCATGTCCACCCAGATTGAAGCATTTGCTGCCAACACGATGGAATACCTCGCGCGCGAACGCGACCTGCTGTTGAATGGCGTGGGGATTCCGGATGTGAAAACGGAGTTCAAAGGCCGTCACATGCTGGTCGTGGTGCGTGGCTACCACTATAAGGAAGACCTGGGCACGCTCAAGACTTATATTCGCGATTTCCACCCCGTCCTGGTTGGGGTCGATGGGGGAGCGGATGCGATTTTGGAAGCCGGTTTTAAACCCGACATGATCCTTGGGGACATGGATTCGGTGTCGGATAAAGGGTTGGCGTGTGGCGCGGAAATCGTGGTGCATGCCTACCGTGATGGGACAGCGCCCGGTTTGGAGAGGGTGCAAAGGCTCGGGTTGTCACACGTTATTTTCCCCGCTACTGGCACTTCTGAGGACGCGGCGATGCTCCTGGGGGATGAGAAGGGAGCGAGCCTGATCGTCACGTTAGGTACGCACACTACCCTCACGGAATTCTTAGATAAAGGACGTGCCGGCATGGCATCCACGTTCTTCACCCGCCTGGTGGTTGGTTCGAAGCTGGTGGATGCGAAAGGGGTTTCCCGGCTGTATCGAACGCGGATTTCGTCGTGGCAGCTTTTCATGCTGGCAGCAGCGGGTTTGTTAGCGATCGCACTGGCGTTGATCATGACCCCTGCGGGGCAAGCATTCATGTCGATAGTGTGGGTTCATATACTAGACCTGGTAAATATCTTGCGTGGCTGGTTGGGGATGGCACCAAACGTGCCGACCACTTGA
- the recN gene encoding DNA repair protein RecN yields MIETIHIENLGVIKEADLDLKRGLTALTGETGAGKTMVLTSLQLLLGQRAAPGKIRSGQEQALVDGVFVIDTEAANSLELDDDEVVITRKLMSSRSRAYLNRRPVSLSVLTDLAPKVAVIHGQSEQLTLRSKSRQRALLDEFAGEKHADLLSTFHEAWAQAVAAKQAKDAFEADLANAQSEVAALSGVVEQIDALDLKPGEDERLRVETERMVNAEQIRQGIAGAAQFLQSGDVPAADALGRAAGMLAKVQQYDPQLAKLGARLESASAQVSDLTADVLSALSDLDADPARLDELQNRRRTINSLLRGRAVDVTGLLEWAQWARERLHQLNTSDEHVEALTAALVQAQQKVLEVGKKLSVSRARAAKTFSKLVDTELAGLSMRGAHLEVDLPKRDKPGPDGLEDVRMLLRPHAQANPVELGEGVSGGELSRIMLAIEVVMAEAQHGASNVTYVFDEIDSGVGGVAAREVGSRLARLARHRQVVVVTHLAQVAACATQHLVVEKEGATTRVRALHGQERIDEVARLLSGARGSKTARAHAAELIDAAKVAQS; encoded by the coding sequence GTGATAGAGACTATCCACATTGAGAACCTGGGGGTCATAAAAGAAGCGGACCTGGATCTAAAACGCGGTTTAACGGCTTTGACCGGGGAAACCGGGGCGGGTAAAACCATGGTGTTAACCTCCCTGCAGCTGCTGTTAGGGCAGCGGGCTGCGCCGGGGAAGATCCGCTCGGGACAAGAGCAAGCGTTAGTTGACGGCGTATTCGTGATTGACACGGAAGCGGCGAACAGTCTGGAGCTGGACGATGACGAAGTGGTGATTACGCGCAAATTGATGTCTTCACGTTCGCGCGCGTATTTGAATCGCCGGCCCGTGTCCCTTTCCGTGCTCACAGACTTGGCGCCTAAGGTCGCGGTGATTCACGGGCAGTCTGAACAGTTGACCTTGCGGTCCAAGAGTAGGCAACGGGCCCTTTTGGACGAGTTTGCGGGTGAAAAACACGCGGATTTGCTTAGTACGTTCCATGAGGCGTGGGCGCAAGCGGTGGCTGCGAAACAAGCGAAAGATGCGTTTGAAGCGGATTTAGCGAATGCGCAAAGTGAGGTGGCGGCTCTTTCTGGCGTGGTGGAGCAGATTGACGCGTTGGATTTAAAACCGGGTGAGGATGAACGCCTGCGGGTAGAGACTGAGCGCATGGTGAACGCGGAGCAGATTCGTCAGGGTATCGCTGGGGCTGCGCAGTTTCTGCAATCCGGAGACGTGCCAGCGGCGGATGCGTTAGGCCGCGCTGCGGGGATGCTCGCTAAAGTGCAGCAGTACGATCCGCAGCTAGCCAAGCTGGGTGCGCGGTTGGAATCGGCAAGTGCCCAGGTGTCTGACCTGACTGCGGACGTTTTATCTGCCCTGTCAGACCTGGATGCGGATCCAGCGCGCTTGGATGAACTGCAGAACCGCCGCCGCACTATCAACTCTTTGCTGCGTGGGCGGGCAGTGGACGTGACTGGTTTGTTGGAATGGGCGCAGTGGGCACGGGAGCGGTTACACCAGTTGAACACCAGCGATGAGCATGTTGAAGCACTTACCGCGGCCCTTGTGCAGGCACAGCAAAAAGTTCTTGAGGTCGGAAAGAAACTCAGTGTGTCGCGCGCGCGAGCTGCGAAGACGTTCTCTAAACTCGTGGATACTGAGCTGGCCGGCCTGTCAATGCGTGGGGCGCATTTGGAAGTAGATTTACCGAAGCGGGACAAACCCGGCCCGGACGGCCTTGAGGACGTGCGGATGCTGCTTCGGCCCCACGCCCAAGCGAACCCAGTGGAACTGGGGGAGGGCGTGTCGGGCGGGGAACTGTCGCGGATAATGCTCGCTATTGAAGTGGTTATGGCAGAGGCACAGCATGGTGCGAGTAACGTCACTTACGTGTTCGATGAGATTGATTCCGGAGTGGGCGGGGTCGCAGCCCGGGAAGTGGGGAGCCGCTTAGCTCGCTTGGCGCGGCATCGGCAAGTGGTGGTGGTGACGCACTTAGCGCAGGTCGCAGCCTGTGCCACCCAGCATTTGGTGGTGGAAAAAGAGGGAGCCACTACGCGCGTGCGGGCACTGCATGGGCAGGAGCGGATCGATGAGGTGGCGCGCTTGCTTTCGGGCGCGCGCGGGTCAAAAACGGCGCGCGCGCACGCGGCTGAACTCATAGACGCAGCAAAAGTGGCACAATCTTAA
- a CDS encoding NAD kinase: MAHRRIMSVINVNRDTAQNAADSVLDGLRSAGIEVVDADSKEPVELLLVFGGDGTILWSAPKARERDIPLLGVNMGHMGFIAEADVHSLQSVTQKVIARQYTVEKRMTLEIDVLLPDGSVQHDWAINEAAVMRTDLAHPAHLGVGVDGQGVSTYGADGIILSTPTGSTAYSFSAGGPVLWPDTEAVLMVPLAAHGLFTRPLVVGPKSELEVSVMEDQWADLEVWCDGIRKITAPSGTRILCRPSKQPLKLARLTDIPFSTRLVTKFDLPVRGWRENPGDAL, from the coding sequence ATGGCGCATCGGCGCATAATGTCGGTTATTAACGTTAATCGCGACACGGCTCAAAACGCCGCGGATTCTGTTCTAGACGGCTTGCGTTCAGCAGGTATCGAAGTGGTAGACGCAGACAGTAAGGAACCTGTTGAACTACTCCTCGTCTTCGGCGGTGACGGCACTATCTTGTGGTCCGCCCCCAAAGCGCGCGAACGCGACATTCCCCTCCTGGGGGTGAACATGGGGCACATGGGATTTATCGCAGAAGCGGACGTGCACTCACTCCAATCGGTAACGCAAAAAGTTATTGCCCGCCAGTACACGGTAGAAAAACGCATGACCCTAGAAATTGACGTGCTCCTCCCGGATGGGAGCGTGCAGCACGACTGGGCGATTAACGAGGCCGCGGTGATGCGAACGGACCTGGCGCACCCAGCGCACCTCGGGGTGGGAGTCGACGGGCAGGGCGTATCCACATACGGGGCGGACGGCATAATCCTCTCCACCCCAACCGGGTCAACCGCATATAGTTTCTCCGCCGGTGGCCCAGTGCTGTGGCCCGACACGGAAGCAGTGCTGATGGTGCCGCTCGCAGCCCACGGGTTATTTACCCGGCCCCTCGTGGTAGGTCCAAAATCGGAACTGGAAGTAAGCGTCATGGAGGACCAGTGGGCAGACCTGGAAGTGTGGTGCGATGGGATCCGCAAAATTACCGCGCCTTCGGGTACCCGCATTCTGTGTCGGCCCTCTAAACAACCCCTAAAACTGGCGCGGCTAACGGACATTCCTTTTTCAACGCGTTTGGTGACTAAGTTTGACCTTCCCGTCAGAGGGTGGCGAGAAAACCCGGGGGACGCACTGTGA
- a CDS encoding TlyA family RNA methyltransferase — MAARRRLDTELVRRKLAPSRTIAADLIHAGHVRLDGMVVCKPARQVDPAQAIVVDERARDDYASRGAYKLAGALDLLGSKGPQIRGQRCLDAGASTGGFTDVLLRRGARSVVAVDVGYGQLIWRLQSDPRVQVLDRTNIRYLEPEAVAPLPSVVVSDLSFISLTLVLPALVRCAEANADFLLMVKPQFEVGKGHVGAGGVVRDVNLHHRAVMGVIHSAAQAGLELYAVAASPLPGPAGNVEYFIALKREHKNPIEDPSKSVWQAIETGPAGTS, encoded by the coding sequence ATGGCTGCGCGCAGGCGTTTAGATACGGAGCTGGTGCGGCGCAAACTAGCGCCTTCGCGCACCATTGCCGCAGATTTAATCCATGCCGGTCACGTGCGTCTCGACGGGATGGTGGTGTGCAAACCCGCCCGCCAAGTAGATCCGGCACAAGCGATTGTGGTGGATGAACGAGCGCGGGACGACTACGCCTCGCGAGGGGCGTATAAGCTAGCGGGTGCCTTGGATCTGCTTGGTTCCAAGGGCCCGCAAATCCGCGGTCAACGTTGTCTAGATGCGGGCGCGTCAACCGGGGGATTTACCGATGTTCTCCTGCGCCGCGGTGCCCGCTCGGTGGTGGCGGTAGACGTTGGGTACGGGCAGCTGATCTGGCGGCTCCAATCGGATCCGCGCGTGCAGGTACTAGACCGGACCAATATCCGCTACCTAGAACCGGAGGCCGTGGCACCACTGCCCAGCGTGGTGGTGTCAGACCTGTCGTTCATCTCGTTGACCCTCGTGCTCCCGGCTCTGGTCCGATGCGCAGAGGCGAACGCCGACTTCTTATTGATGGTAAAACCCCAGTTTGAAGTCGGTAAAGGCCATGTTGGTGCCGGCGGAGTCGTGCGCGACGTGAACTTACACCACCGGGCAGTGATGGGCGTTATCCACAGTGCAGCGCAAGCAGGGCTAGAACTGTATGCTGTGGCTGCGAGCCCTCTTCCGGGGCCAGCTGGGAACGTAGAGTACTTCATTGCCCTCAAACGCGAACACAAGAACCCAATCGAAGACCCATCTAAATCCGTGTGGCAGGCAATCGAAACTGGGCCAGCGGGAACTAGCTGA
- a CDS encoding HAD hydrolase-like protein, giving the protein MSNESGFSRKWRDEGSDHQQKKGFGERGKRGFGNRGDRGKRGFQADRSSFDGNRFDRDGQADSNDRRSGADRGEQRQFGRRGQRDNYQRRNRDGQRRFDREDGGQQRFSERRFTRRQGGQRDTGSGERRFDRSGSKRRWDSKGGFDRRGSGNRERGGFSRGRRADRRDDYRGRRQFDRGNNRGHRQEEYNVNDQFDREFDEQNNQIDGLEIPAGVEASELDSQAFAALRTLGERNQEVVAKLLVMSGQLIDLEPELAYSYAQAAVKRAGRVDVVREAAALTAYASGRYAEALREVRALRRMRGDYSLRAVEADCERGQGRPQKALELIEDTDLTHVELAEQVELVLVAAGARKDLGELETALVLVGDALAKLGPDSDDDMRRRLMSAQAEYLNDLGRTLEAEQVEAQIPAEPEDNDIIDAQLLATADVDAKRSDLKGSAEPLTDRYDAVLLDLDGVCYMGKNPVPYAAQEVAKAVESGMQQVFVTNNAARSPQAIVEQLTSFDLPADTKHVMTAAMDIAHIMSEELPAGARVYVIGGQGLREAVQEAGFEVVASADDHPDAVVQGFDRSVDWQTLSEGAFAINAGAKYYASNLDASLPVERGFALGNGALVRAVRYATNVKPTAGGKPLPGIYHRATALVGAEHPVAVGDRLETDVAGALQASVPCLHVLTGVHDAKAVILAERGLRPQLVHTDMRGLNEAHPRPQHHKDGTWTCGVSQVAQVIGNQLTLDGVVLDSDNVQVTLDSYRALIAAAWEYSETGSKVECPIIQVVDNDDPTGIVNPPSQPEGVSNPEENSQAEGGSEPHTGAQPATGSTAEGEAQPEGKSEPVESPSTADEVEREDLGVQPGDPDAPSDAQLDQVDVESVPAFLPGEEDLKELMENTWHLEEDEVDGDGN; this is encoded by the coding sequence ATGAGTAATGAATCGGGTTTCAGTAGGAAGTGGCGAGACGAGGGGTCCGACCACCAGCAGAAGAAAGGCTTTGGCGAACGCGGGAAACGTGGCTTCGGTAACCGAGGTGACCGCGGTAAACGAGGTTTCCAAGCGGATCGCAGTTCTTTTGACGGCAACCGATTCGACCGGGATGGCCAGGCGGATTCGAACGATCGACGCAGTGGCGCCGACCGTGGGGAGCAGCGTCAGTTTGGGCGCCGTGGCCAGCGCGATAACTACCAGCGCAGAAACCGCGATGGACAACGCCGGTTCGACCGTGAGGACGGGGGGCAGCAGCGCTTCTCTGAACGGCGTTTTACTCGGCGGCAGGGCGGTCAGCGCGATACTGGTTCGGGTGAACGCCGGTTTGATCGGTCCGGTTCGAAGCGCCGCTGGGATAGCAAAGGTGGCTTTGACAGACGCGGTTCGGGTAATCGAGAGCGCGGCGGTTTCTCTCGTGGACGGCGCGCAGACCGCAGGGATGATTACCGGGGGCGGCGCCAGTTTGATCGGGGAAACAACCGCGGACACCGCCAAGAGGAATACAACGTCAACGACCAGTTCGACCGTGAGTTCGACGAGCAAAATAACCAGATTGACGGTTTAGAAATTCCCGCGGGCGTGGAAGCATCAGAGTTGGATTCGCAGGCGTTCGCAGCGCTGCGCACCCTGGGGGAACGTAACCAGGAAGTGGTTGCGAAACTGCTCGTCATGTCGGGCCAGCTGATTGACTTAGAACCGGAGCTTGCGTATTCGTATGCGCAGGCAGCGGTGAAACGCGCAGGCCGGGTGGATGTTGTGCGTGAGGCAGCAGCGTTGACTGCGTACGCTTCGGGCCGGTATGCGGAAGCGCTGCGGGAAGTGCGGGCATTGCGGCGGATGCGCGGTGACTACTCATTGCGCGCTGTAGAGGCCGATTGTGAACGCGGGCAGGGCCGGCCTCAAAAAGCACTAGAACTCATTGAAGACACGGATTTGACACACGTGGAACTCGCTGAACAGGTCGAGCTGGTGCTGGTCGCAGCCGGGGCTCGCAAGGACTTAGGCGAGTTGGAAACAGCGCTAGTGCTGGTTGGGGATGCGCTGGCGAAACTCGGTCCAGACAGTGACGACGACATGCGGCGGCGGCTGATGAGTGCGCAGGCTGAGTACCTGAACGATCTTGGTCGCACATTGGAAGCAGAGCAGGTGGAAGCGCAGATCCCAGCTGAACCTGAGGATAACGACATTATTGACGCGCAACTACTCGCCACTGCGGATGTGGATGCGAAGCGGTCGGATCTGAAGGGAAGTGCGGAGCCACTAACGGACAGGTACGATGCGGTTCTGCTGGACCTCGATGGCGTGTGCTACATGGGGAAGAACCCGGTTCCGTACGCTGCTCAAGAGGTGGCGAAAGCCGTTGAGTCCGGTATGCAGCAGGTGTTTGTCACCAATAATGCGGCGCGCAGCCCTCAGGCCATTGTGGAGCAGCTAACTTCATTTGACCTACCGGCTGATACAAAGCACGTGATGACTGCGGCGATGGATATTGCCCATATTATGTCTGAGGAACTTCCCGCTGGTGCACGCGTTTATGTGATTGGTGGACAGGGACTGCGTGAGGCCGTGCAGGAAGCTGGGTTTGAGGTAGTTGCAAGTGCTGATGACCATCCGGATGCGGTAGTGCAGGGGTTTGACCGTTCGGTAGATTGGCAGACGCTGTCTGAAGGCGCGTTTGCGATTAACGCGGGTGCTAAGTACTACGCGTCTAACCTGGATGCGTCCCTACCTGTGGAGCGCGGATTCGCGCTCGGTAACGGGGCGTTGGTGCGTGCGGTGCGGTATGCGACGAACGTTAAACCGACAGCGGGTGGTAAACCGCTGCCGGGGATTTACCACCGGGCGACCGCTCTGGTTGGGGCGGAGCATCCAGTGGCTGTTGGGGATCGGTTAGAAACCGATGTGGCTGGTGCGCTGCAGGCGTCGGTGCCGTGTCTGCACGTGCTAACCGGGGTGCATGACGCGAAGGCAGTTATTTTAGCGGAGCGCGGTTTGCGTCCGCAGCTGGTGCATACCGATATGCGGGGTCTGAACGAGGCTCACCCACGTCCGCAGCACCACAAGGATGGCACGTGGACGTGCGGGGTTAGCCAAGTGGCGCAGGTGATTGGTAACCAGCTGACTTTGGATGGTGTGGTTTTAGATTCCGATAACGTCCAGGTGACATTAGATTCGTACCGCGCGCTTATCGCAGCCGCGTGGGAGTATTCCGAAACCGGTTCCAAAGTTGAGTGCCCCATAATCCAGGTGGTAGATAACGACGATCCGACCGGGATTGTGAATCCTCCTTCCCAGCCTGAGGGCGTTTCCAACCCCGAGGAGAATTCGCAAGCTGAGGGTGGTTCAGAGCCGCACACTGGTGCGCAACCCGCAACCGGTTCAACCGCTGAGGGGGAGGCTCAACCGGAGGGTAAGAGCGAGCCGGTAGAATCCCCTTCAACAGCCGACGAGGTGGAACGCGAAGACCTGGGGGTGCAACCGGGTGACCCGGACGCGCCCAGTGACGCGCAGCTCGATCAGGTTGATGTGGAATCAGTGCCGGCTTTCCTACCGGGGGAAGAAGACCTCAAGGAACTGATGGAAAACACCTGGCACCTGGAAGAAGACGAGGTAGATGGGGACGGAAACTGA
- a CDS encoding cupredoxin domain-containing protein: MQPLNLSPADKKPTSPGTNWPLLVAAAAVFAVLFTSLAIVDPPSSPGETRNQPIASHAASGETQTVDIVIKGMQFVPNKIEVQAGASMTIHLKNEDTMIHDLELDTGPKTGFIQPGESVTLEAGVVSEATQGWCTLPGHRQMGMTLDISTTEATAGEDSGASNDSDAKSDDTSARGDNADHGGHGSSGAQGAAAEARTLPMGDFTNQPAAQTVDATAPRLKPGNVHRVKLEAREGQFDMGAGLNRTIWSFNGKPVAPTLRGKVGDTFEVTLVNKGTMNHSVDFHASFLAPDKPMRQIAPGESLTYTFKAERAGMWLYHCGAMPMSMHMSAGMHGAVIVDPPDLPPVDREFTLVQSEVYLNDKNEPDAQKAMAGTADYVVFNGIPYQYNVKPLEVKTGQRVRFWVMAAGPNYGTSFHVIGGQFDTVFKEGTYMVQNGSSPQWAGAQTLGLHASEGGFVEMVFPEAGTYKFVDHQMMNAEKGALGLVHVTD, from the coding sequence ATGCAGCCGCTTAATCTCTCCCCTGCAGACAAGAAACCCACGAGCCCGGGGACTAACTGGCCCCTACTGGTGGCGGCTGCCGCGGTATTTGCGGTGCTGTTCACCTCACTAGCAATCGTGGACCCACCGTCTTCGCCGGGCGAAACCCGGAATCAGCCTATCGCTAGCCATGCGGCGAGTGGGGAAACCCAAACCGTGGATATCGTAATTAAAGGAATGCAGTTTGTTCCAAACAAGATCGAAGTTCAAGCTGGAGCTTCGATGACCATCCACCTCAAGAACGAGGACACGATGATTCACGATCTGGAGCTTGATACCGGACCAAAAACAGGATTTATCCAACCCGGCGAATCCGTGACTCTTGAAGCTGGTGTGGTTTCTGAAGCTACTCAAGGGTGGTGTACGCTGCCCGGCCACCGGCAAATGGGAATGACGCTGGACATTTCAACTACGGAGGCGACCGCAGGTGAGGATTCTGGGGCTTCTAACGACAGCGACGCTAAATCCGATGACACTAGTGCCCGCGGTGACAACGCGGACCATGGCGGTCACGGCAGTAGTGGTGCCCAGGGCGCAGCAGCTGAGGCACGGACTCTTCCCATGGGGGACTTCACGAACCAGCCTGCAGCGCAGACTGTGGATGCGACGGCGCCGCGCTTAAAACCCGGAAACGTGCACCGCGTTAAGCTGGAGGCAAGGGAAGGTCAGTTCGACATGGGCGCTGGCCTTAACCGCACGATCTGGTCTTTTAACGGCAAACCCGTTGCCCCCACGCTGCGTGGGAAGGTTGGGGATACTTTCGAAGTCACGCTGGTGAATAAGGGAACTATGAATCATTCAGTGGATTTCCACGCGTCGTTCCTAGCTCCGGATAAGCCTATGCGACAGATAGCCCCGGGCGAATCCCTAACGTATACGTTCAAAGCTGAGCGGGCTGGAATGTGGCTTTATCATTGTGGGGCGATGCCCATGTCTATGCACATGTCAGCGGGAATGCATGGGGCTGTTATCGTAGACCCGCCTGATCTGCCGCCCGTTGACCGGGAGTTCACGCTGGTGCAGTCCGAGGTGTACCTCAATGACAAGAACGAACCGGATGCGCAGAAGGCAATGGCGGGAACAGCTGACTATGTGGTTTTTAATGGGATTCCCTACCAGTACAACGTGAAGCCGCTGGAAGTTAAGACTGGTCAGCGCGTGCGTTTCTGGGTGATGGCGGCCGGCCCAAACTACGGAACGAGTTTCCACGTCATCGGCGGCCAGTTCGACACCGTGTTCAAAGAAGGTACGTACATGGTGCAAAACGGTTCGTCCCCTCAGTGGGCGGGGGCGCAGACTCTGGGTTTGCATGCTTCGGAGGGTGGTTTTGTGGAAATGGTGTTTCCTGAGGCGGGGACATACAAGTTCGTTGACCATCAGATGATGAATGCTGAGAAGGGCGCTCTTGGCCTTGTGCACGTGACGGATTAG
- a CDS encoding bifunctional metallophosphatase/5'-nucleotidase has protein sequence MNTFRRTAAALGVSALALLSFPQAALADDTTSDGGADVVELDLYKLTDVHGHIDQVKKDGKVTEAGIASMGCYLDAAMADNENSSFTLLGDNIGASPYLSAALKDNPTIEALNELHPEASTIGNHELDMGQDVFKARVDGSDPEFVQLQFPYLGANVEGLGEYKAADGTMKPYLGDYVIKEMPAGAKVAFIGAIAQDVPYKLSPKTTEGMEFNDPIERINTLAKDLKESGKANVVVAMLDDDVKNNYPKMGKYVDALMGGDTHVPYDFDMVSGSEGNKLSAVASGSYTDNLGLIEIKYNTKTNKVVESNADLIPAEKVAECGQKTQIQEKIDKAKEASEAKGNEIISSNVNGPFKRGVFTEAGGRTSPGSNRGIESSLGDLVADSFKERVKTKEGKGVDIGIINAGGLREDLIPNEKGEVTYQQTFAVQPFSNYVGYTSITGADFKELLEQQWKTNLSSQNSRPMLKLGLSSNVSYTYDPAAEFGKRITSVLIDGKPVQADKKYTIGSSVFILEGGDSFPAITKQGDPIVSDGVDRDLFNDYLKSKDTIKPREIKGSVGVTLPKDPVENGKEISIALRGLSFSEGPSITKQVSVKVGDTEAKANVNNDLTDANAENEKAIITTDGAGQASVKVKAQADCDANAGKNVALPVRVSTDFGEVVKADNGLAVTVNCPKKATTPGTNPSEGGNQQGGNQGNQTTPPANNNAGTKPGHVANGKHNVSGKLVRTGAQVTGVVIGAAALLVLGAGLVYAMRRR, from the coding sequence ATGAATACGTTCAGACGAACCGCCGCAGCACTGGGAGTTTCCGCTCTCGCACTGCTGTCCTTCCCGCAAGCCGCGCTTGCTGACGATACAACCAGCGACGGCGGCGCTGATGTCGTAGAGCTGGACCTTTACAAACTCACAGATGTTCACGGTCACATAGACCAAGTCAAAAAAGACGGTAAGGTTACAGAAGCAGGTATCGCATCCATGGGATGCTACCTAGATGCAGCCATGGCTGACAACGAGAACAGCTCGTTTACCTTGCTCGGCGATAATATTGGCGCGTCCCCTTACCTCTCCGCAGCGCTCAAAGACAACCCCACTATCGAAGCGCTAAACGAACTACATCCCGAAGCGTCAACCATTGGGAACCACGAACTAGACATGGGGCAGGATGTATTCAAAGCTAGGGTAGATGGCTCAGACCCCGAGTTCGTACAGCTGCAATTCCCCTACCTCGGAGCCAACGTCGAAGGCCTCGGGGAATACAAAGCAGCGGACGGAACAATGAAACCCTACCTGGGGGACTACGTCATTAAAGAAATGCCAGCTGGCGCGAAAGTAGCGTTCATCGGCGCAATCGCACAAGACGTACCCTACAAACTGTCACCCAAAACAACAGAAGGCATGGAGTTCAACGATCCTATCGAACGGATCAACACCCTCGCCAAAGACCTCAAAGAATCTGGCAAAGCAAACGTGGTCGTAGCCATGCTTGACGACGACGTTAAAAACAACTACCCGAAGATGGGTAAATACGTAGATGCCCTCATGGGTGGCGACACGCACGTGCCATATGACTTCGACATGGTCTCCGGATCTGAGGGCAACAAGCTCTCCGCAGTGGCCTCAGGGAGCTACACAGACAACCTCGGCCTCATAGAAATTAAATACAACACGAAAACCAACAAAGTTGTCGAATCAAACGCAGACCTCATCCCCGCAGAAAAAGTAGCCGAATGCGGGCAGAAGACACAGATCCAAGAAAAGATTGACAAAGCCAAAGAAGCTTCCGAAGCTAAAGGAAACGAAATCATTTCTTCGAACGTGAACGGCCCATTCAAACGCGGCGTGTTCACAGAAGCGGGCGGGCGAACCTCACCGGGTTCAAACCGAGGGATTGAATCCTCCCTTGGCGACCTGGTTGCCGACTCATTTAAAGAACGCGTCAAAACCAAAGAAGGTAAAGGCGTTGACATCGGCATCATCAACGCCGGTGGTTTGCGCGAAGACCTGATCCCCAACGAGAAAGGTGAAGTCACCTACCAGCAAACCTTCGCGGTACAACCATTCTCGAACTACGTGGGGTACACCTCCATCACCGGTGCGGACTTCAAAGAGCTCCTAGAACAGCAGTGGAAGACCAATTTGAGCAGCCAAAACTCGCGTCCAATGCTGAAACTAGGTTTGTCCTCAAACGTGTCCTACACGTACGACCCAGCTGCGGAGTTCGGCAAACGAATCACCTCCGTGCTGATCGATGGTAAGCCCGTGCAAGCAGACAAGAAATACACAATCGGCTCATCCGTGTTCATCCTCGAAGGTGGGGACTCGTTCCCAGCAATCACCAAACAGGGGGACCCGATCGTGTCCGACGGGGTTGACCGCGACCTGTTCAACGACTACCTGAAGAGCAAAGACACCATTAAACCACGCGAAATCAAAGGCTCGGTAGGTGTAACACTACCGAAAGACCCAGTGGAAAACGGTAAAGAAATCTCGATTGCTCTACGCGGACTCTCATTCTCTGAAGGACCATCAATCACCAAGCAAGTGAGCGTGAAGGTTGGTGACACGGAAGCGAAAGCAAACGTAAACAACGATCTCACGGATGCGAACGCAGAAAACGAGAAAGCAATCATCACTACCGATGGTGCAGGGCAAGCCAGCGTCAAAGTGAAAGCACAAGCGGACTGCGACGCGAACGCGGGTAAAAACGTGGCGCTACCGGTGCGAGTGTCCACCGACTTTGGGGAAGTAGTGAAAGCAGACAACGGTCTTGCTGTAACTGTTAACTGCCCAAAGAAAGCTACCACACCTGGCACTAACCCATCAGAAGGGGGCAACCAGCAAGGCGGCAACCAAGGTAACCAAACCACACCGCCAGCGAACAACAACGCTGGTACAAAACCGGGCCACGTTGCGAACGGCAAGCACAACGTAAGCGGGAAACTGGTTCGCACAGGTGCACAAGTAACCGGTGTTGTAATCGGAGCTGCCGCGCTGCTCGTACTGGGCGCTGGACTAGTTTACGCAATGCGCCGCCGCTAA